In a genomic window of Occallatibacter riparius:
- the coaE gene encoding dephospho-CoA kinase (Dephospho-CoA kinase (CoaE) performs the final step in coenzyme A biosynthesis.), with amino-acid sequence MLRVGLTGGLGSGKSTVAAQLRALGAQVIEADELGREMMEPGHAVYDEIVRVFGPEVVVQDGRLNRPRLAQMAFGRTGERGRLDELNAIIHPAVIAAQQRWMEGVFARDPAAVAVVESALIFEVERDAKARGESEGVLADWRNRFDHIIVLTAPDEVKIARYVDRIGADPARREAAIADARTRLARQMPDAEKAARADFVLENVGDLESLRARVCAIWERLRAESNNRLNSGSLK; translated from the coding sequence ATGCTGCGCGTGGGACTTACGGGCGGGCTGGGAAGCGGCAAGAGCACCGTGGCTGCGCAACTGCGCGCGCTGGGGGCGCAGGTCATCGAAGCTGACGAGCTGGGGCGGGAGATGATGGAGCCGGGACACGCGGTCTATGACGAGATTGTGCGCGTGTTCGGGCCGGAGGTCGTCGTGCAGGACGGGCGGCTGAATAGGCCGCGGCTGGCGCAGATGGCCTTCGGCCGGACTGGCGAGCGGGGGCGGCTGGATGAGTTGAATGCGATCATTCACCCGGCAGTGATTGCGGCGCAGCAGCGTTGGATGGAAGGCGTGTTCGCGCGCGATCCGGCGGCGGTGGCGGTGGTGGAGTCGGCGCTGATTTTCGAGGTGGAACGCGATGCGAAGGCACGCGGTGAGAGCGAGGGTGTACTGGCCGACTGGCGCAACCGCTTTGACCATATCATTGTGCTGACGGCTCCGGATGAAGTGAAGATTGCGCGCTATGTCGATCGGATCGGAGCTGATCCTGCGCGGCGGGAAGCTGCTATTGCAGATGCGCGGACACGGCTGGCGCGGCAGATGCCGGACGCCGAGAAGGCTGCGCGGGCCGATTTTGTGCTCGAAAACGTCGGAGATCTGGAGTCTCTGCGGGCGCGGGTGTGTGCGATCTGGGAGCGGCTCCGGGCGGAAAGCAACAACCGTTTGAATTCCGGTTCATTAAAATAG